The sequence TAGATTGCAGCAAAAGGAAAGCAGGGAACTAAGGGAACTACTGGTGGGATTGAAAACGAATACAACAAACATAGATATTATGAAACGGTTTTTGGGCTTAATGATCATCACAGGAACATTCATGACAGCCTGTGATCAGTCAGGAAATGAGAATAAGATCGCTGCCGGCAGTGAACCCAGGAAAGATACCATTGCCTGCCCGCCGGGCAGCAGCAAACTCGACATTGCCACCATTGAACAGGTTACCGGCATGAAGGGAGTGTCAAAAAATGGGGAGTATAAGATCACTGTGCCGCAGCATGACCTCAACGTGGTAGTAGATGGTTTTAAGATCATACCACCTATGGGCCTGGGCAGTTGGGCCGCCTTTACACCCTGCGCCGATAGTGCCATGGTCATGGGCGATATCATTCTTACCGAAACCGATCTGGCCCCGGTGCAGCAGGAGGTCATCAAACAGGGTTTTGCCATTACCGCTATTCACAACCACTTTGTCCGCAACCATCCCAATGTCATGTACATGCACATTGACGGGAGAGGTAAAGCGGCTCAACTAT comes from Paraflavitalea devenefica and encodes:
- a CDS encoding DUF1259 domain-containing protein, whose product is MKRFLGLMIITGTFMTACDQSGNENKIAAGSEPRKDTIACPPGSSKLDIATIEQVTGMKGVSKNGEYKITVPQHDLNVVVDGFKIIPPMGLGSWAAFTPCADSAMVMGDIILTETDLAPVQQEVIKQGFAITAIHNHFVRNHPNVMYMHIDGRGKAAQLSARVKAIFDRVTASRGKDPKASKPDSVINTISTSMLDSIIGYKGEAAKGVYKYTIGRPDVALLEHGIPVSSFMGFNTWAAWQGTPEKAAVAGDFAMLENEVEPVIKTLVENGIEVVAVHNHMVHEHPHIFFLHYWGVGPAEKLAKAFKAALDKTGKENK